A genome region from Deltaproteobacteria bacterium includes the following:
- a CDS encoding cold-shock protein, giving the protein MATGTVKWFNDSKGFGFIQQDDGGEDVFV; this is encoded by the coding sequence ATGGCGACTGGCACGGTGAAGTGGTTCAACGACTCGAAGGGCTTTGGTTTCATCCAGCAGGACGACGGTGGTGAGGACGTGTTCGTCCA
- a CDS encoding ABC transporter ATP-binding protein, whose amino-acid sequence MRRPGDLQSMAEIEVQKAQNRGAVARRLIGELAPHSGTMAQAAVFIVLGAAAQAAGPYLVSRAIDRDIAGHDGLGLAKTMAALFFVYLGGALAGRAQVRRVGSTGQHVLASLRAKLFDQLQRLPISYFDKRPIGDLMSRLLSDVDTLNQFFSQGLTQLLGAVLGLVGIMVAMLVLHPTLALACFTIIPVMLLATWFFAARARKAYRKTRSTVGAVTAELQEEIVGVRQAQAFNRTERNIARFRERNAANREANVAAVGVTSAFSPTIDVLSTLATALVIGYGGHLVLDGALSVGLLAAFLIYVQQFFRPVQLAASVYTLLQSALAGAERVFGILDEQPEPADAPGALELGRAEGRIEMAGVEFAYEPGRPVLRDVTLEVKPGQTVALVGKTGAGKTTLASLIPRFYDATSGAVRLDGHDVRGVTRASLRKQMAMVLQEPFLFGGTIAENIAYGKPDATQAEIEAAARAVHAHEFISALPKGYMTALAEAGVNLSQGQRQLLAFARAVIADPRVLILDEATANIDTRTEALIQKALATLLAGRTSVVIAHRLSTIRHADQILVIDAGRIAEHGTHDELMAKAGLYSDLYQRQFREPKAPAAAVA is encoded by the coding sequence ATGAGGCGCCCGGGCGATCTGCAGTCGATGGCGGAGATCGAGGTTCAGAAGGCCCAGAACCGCGGCGCCGTGGCGCGGCGGCTCATCGGCGAGCTCGCGCCGCACTCGGGGACGATGGCGCAGGCCGCGGTCTTCATCGTCCTCGGCGCAGCGGCGCAGGCCGCGGGCCCGTACCTCGTCAGCCGCGCCATCGATCGCGACATCGCTGGCCACGACGGCCTCGGCCTCGCGAAGACGATGGCCGCGCTCTTCTTCGTCTACCTCGGCGGCGCGCTCGCCGGCCGTGCGCAGGTGCGCCGCGTGGGCAGCACCGGCCAGCACGTGCTCGCCTCGCTGCGCGCCAAGCTTTTCGACCAGCTCCAGCGGCTGCCCATCTCGTACTTCGACAAGCGCCCCATCGGCGATCTGATGAGCCGCTTGCTCAGCGACGTCGACACGCTCAATCAGTTCTTCTCGCAAGGTCTGACGCAGCTGCTGGGCGCCGTGCTCGGCCTCGTGGGAATCATGGTGGCGATGCTGGTGCTGCATCCCACGCTCGCGCTCGCGTGCTTCACCATCATCCCGGTGATGCTGCTGGCGACGTGGTTCTTCGCGGCGCGCGCGCGCAAGGCGTACCGCAAGACGCGCAGCACGGTGGGCGCCGTCACGGCCGAGCTGCAGGAGGAGATCGTCGGCGTGCGCCAGGCGCAGGCGTTCAACCGCACCGAGCGCAACATCGCCCGGTTTCGCGAGCGCAACGCCGCCAACCGCGAGGCCAACGTGGCGGCGGTGGGCGTCACCAGCGCGTTCTCGCCGACCATCGACGTGCTGAGCACGCTCGCGACGGCGCTCGTCATCGGCTACGGCGGCCACCTGGTGCTCGACGGCGCGCTGAGCGTGGGTCTGCTCGCGGCGTTCCTCATCTACGTGCAGCAGTTCTTCCGGCCGGTGCAACTCGCGGCGAGCGTGTACACGCTGCTGCAGAGCGCGCTCGCGGGCGCGGAGCGCGTGTTCGGCATCCTCGACGAGCAGCCAGAGCCTGCCGACGCGCCCGGAGCCCTCGAGCTCGGTCGCGCCGAGGGACGCATCGAGATGGCCGGCGTGGAGTTCGCGTACGAGCCCGGTCGACCGGTGCTGCGCGACGTGACGCTCGAGGTGAAGCCCGGCCAGACCGTGGCGCTGGTGGGCAAGACCGGTGCCGGCAAGACCACGCTGGCCAGCCTGATTCCCCGCTTCTACGACGCCACTTCGGGCGCGGTGCGGCTCGACGGCCATGACGTCCGGGGCGTCACGCGCGCCAGCCTGCGCAAGCAGATGGCCATGGTGCTCCAGGAGCCGTTCCTCTTCGGCGGAACCATCGCGGAGAACATCGCCTACGGAAAGCCGGACGCCACCCAGGCCGAGATCGAAGCCGCCGCGCGCGCCGTCCACGCGCACGAGTTCATCAGCGCCTTACCAAAAGGTTACATGACCGCGCTCGCCGAGGCGGGCGTGAACCTCTCCCAGGGGCAGCGCCAGTTGCTCGCGTTCGCGCGCGCGGTCATCGCCGATCCGCGGGTGCTCATCCTCGACGAGGCCACCGCCAACATCGACACCCGCACCGAGGCCTTGATCCAGAAGGCCCTGGCGACGCTCCTCGCCGGCCGCACCAGCGTGGTCATCGCCCACCGGCTCTCCACGATTCGCCACGCCGACCAGATCCTGGTCATCGACGCCGGCCGCATCGCCGAGCACGGCACGCACGACGAGCTCATGGCCAAGGCAGGCCTCTATTCAGACCTCTACCAGCGGCAGTTCCGCGAGCCGAAGGCCCCCGCGGCGGCCGTGGCCTGA